The Phoenix dactylifera cultivar Barhee BC4 chromosome 15, palm_55x_up_171113_PBpolish2nd_filt_p, whole genome shotgun sequence genome contains a region encoding:
- the LOC103711562 gene encoding LOW QUALITY PROTEIN: uncharacterized protein LOC103711562 (The sequence of the model RefSeq protein was modified relative to this genomic sequence to represent the inferred CDS: inserted 1 base in 1 codon) produces the protein MSKPSTIRQDSHSEPPRPNSPIFXDAHKNPPAEDDDDGIPADDVRMLAKFKSRHNYIRVLEVSRRADHPLAGSRLLLLDNPGNIHSISFLFKCLTSTYFDVFATLPPILPPGPIAILGFGAGSAARLILHLYPDAEIHGYELDPSVIAVARKFFSLAKLEKQNQDRLFIYVDNALNADYEGGFAGILVDLFSKGSVIPELQDSRTWKELRKRLRKGGRIMVNCGGSCVEAEDPKRDGESVKEETLRAMSRIFADQVFVLNLGHRKEDSSVALTGPLPDLEAWKEALPAALRCYVEMWTPSMLHC, from the exons ATGTCAAAACCAAGCACGATCAGACAAGATTCGCACTCCGAGCCGCCAAGACCCAACAGCCCAATCT CCGATGCCCATAAGAATCCCCCAGCCGAAGACGACGACGACGGTATCCCGGCCGACGACGTCAGGATGCTGGCGAAGTTCAAGTCCCGGCACAACTACATCCGCGTCCTCGAAGTCTCCCGGCGCGCCGACCACCCGCTAGCGGgctcccgcctcctcctcctcgacaACCCCGGCAACATCCACAGCATATCCTTCCTCTTCAAGTGCCTCACGTCCACCTATTTCGACGTCTTCGCCACCCTCCCTCCGATTCTCCCTCCCGGCCCCATCGCCATCCTCGGCTTCGGTGCCGGCTCCGCCGCCCGGCTCATCCTCCATCTATACCCGGACGCCGAAATCCATGGATACGAGCTCGACCCGTCGGTGATCGCCGTCGCAAGAAAATTCTTCAGCCTGGCAAAATTAGAGAAGCAGAACCAAGACAGGCTCTTCATCTATGTGGACAACGCGCTCAACGCCGACTACGAGGGCGGCTTCGCGGGGATCTTGGTGGATCTCTTCTCGAAGGGGAGCGTGATCCCGGAGCTCCAGGATTCGAGAACTTGGAAGGAATTGAGGAAAAGATTGAGGAAAGGAGGGCGGATAATGGTGAACTGCGGGGGGAGCTGTGTGGAGGCGGAGGACCCGAAGAGAGACGGGGAGTCGGTGAAGGAGGAGACGCTTCGGGCGATGAGCCGGATATTTGCCGACCAAGTGTTTGTTTTAAATCTTGGGCATAGGAAGGAGGATAGCTCCGTGGCTTTGACCGGACCGCTGCCCGATCTGGAGGCCTGGAAGGAGGCGCTGCCAGCCGCCTTGAGGTGTTATGTTGAGATGTGGACTCCTTCCATGCTCCACTGTTAG
- the LOC103711563 gene encoding LOB domain-containing protein 25-like: MASSSSSSSNSPCAACKFLRRKCMPGCIFAPYFPPEEPQKFANVHKIFGASNVTKLLNELLPHQREDAVNSLAYEAEARVKDPVYGCVGAISVLQRQVQRLQKELDAANADLLRYACSEIPTGLPVPPSLVSPMGTYQRIEYGRRVGNGGNSFYQASGMPAPYPPPWTTSNLTGDGSNPSGEMDRREGGESSM, encoded by the coding sequence ATGGCATCGTcgagttcttcttcttccaactcCCCCTGCGCCGCCTGCAAATTCTTGCGGAGGAAGTGCATGCCAGGCTGCATCTTCGCACCCTACTTCCCCCCGGAAGAGCCACAGAAATTTGCCAACGTCCACAAGATCTTCGGGGCCAGCAACGTCACGAAGCTCCTCAACGAGCTCCTCCCCCACCAGCGGGAGGACGCCGTGAACTCGCTCGCCTACGAGGCGGAGGCCCGGGTGAAGGACCCAGTGTATGGCTGTGTCGGGGCCATCTCGGTCCTTCAGCGACAGGTCCAGAGGCTCCAGAAGGAACTGGACGCCGCCAATGCCGACCTCCTCCGCTATGCTTGCAGCGAGATTCCCACAGGGCTGCCTGTACCGCCGTCATTGGTGTCGCCGATGGGGACATATCAGAGAATTGAGTACGGGAGGAGGGTTGGCAATGGAGGGAATTCCTTCTACCAGGCTTCCGGGATGCCGGCGCCTTACCCTCCTCCATGGACTACCAGCAATCTTACGGGCGATGGCAGCAATCCTTCAGGAGAGATGGATCGAAGAGAAGGAGGGGAGAGCAGCATGTGA